In Desulfopila inferna, a single window of DNA contains:
- a CDS encoding DUF423 domain-containing protein has product MARLFFLLGSLLAGISVAVGSWGAHSGLFNEMQSLWIDKGVRYQMFHSLALLCTSLLIASQKQPARPAVLGGFCFLGGIVFFSGSLYLMAFSSVDTGYITPAGGILFLAGWLCLAACRPGRK; this is encoded by the coding sequence ATGGCTCGTCTTTTCTTTCTTCTCGGTTCGCTGCTGGCCGGCATCTCTGTGGCTGTGGGATCCTGGGGAGCCCATTCCGGGTTATTTAATGAGATGCAGTCCCTTTGGATAGACAAAGGGGTGCGTTATCAGATGTTTCACTCACTGGCCCTTCTCTGTACATCGCTGTTGATCGCTTCTCAGAAGCAGCCGGCGAGGCCGGCAGTTCTGGGAGGCTTCTGTTTCCTGGGCGGGATTGTGTTTTTCTCTGGCAGCCTCTATTTGATGGCGTTTAGTTCCGTTGATACCGGATATATCACCCCGGCAGGAGGAATACTTTTTTTGGCCGGCTGGCTCTGTCTTGCTGCTTGCAGGCCTGGCAGGAAATAG